One segment of Synechococcus sp. A15-24 DNA contains the following:
- the leuC gene encoding 3-isopropylmalate dehydratase large subunit, with amino-acid sequence MSSGTLYDKVWDLHRVAELPGGSTQLFVGLHLIHEVTSPQAFAALRDKGLSVRYPERTVATVDHIVPTTSQSRPFADPVAEEMLSTLERNCADHGITLNGIGSGRQGIVHVIAPELGLTQPGMTVACGDSHTSTHGAFGAIAFGIGTSQVRDVLASQSLAMSKLKVRRIQMNGRLSDGVSAKDLILHVIRTLGVKGGVGFAYEFAGPAVEALSMEERMTLCNMAIEGGARCGYVNPDQVTFDYLSGRAGAPTGAAWDRAVSWWRGLASDPDAVVDDEVVFDAASIAPTVTWGITPGQGLGIDECIPQLEQLEPGERPIAEEAYRYMDLQPGTAIAGVPVDVCFIGSCTNGRLSDLRAAAAVARGRYVADGIKAFVVPGSEQVAKAAEAEGLDRVFQDAGFEWREPGCSMCLAMNPDRLEGRQISASSSNRNFKGRQGSASGRTLLMSPAMVAAAAVHGQVTDVRTLSLQSAV; translated from the coding sequence TTGAGTTCCGGCACCCTCTACGACAAGGTGTGGGACCTGCATCGGGTGGCAGAGCTTCCCGGCGGATCCACCCAACTGTTCGTGGGTCTTCATCTGATCCATGAGGTCACCAGTCCTCAGGCGTTTGCGGCGCTGCGCGACAAGGGTCTGAGCGTGCGCTACCCCGAGCGGACTGTGGCCACGGTCGATCACATCGTGCCCACCACCTCCCAGAGCCGTCCGTTTGCGGATCCCGTGGCTGAGGAGATGCTCAGCACCTTGGAGCGCAACTGTGCCGACCATGGGATCACCCTCAACGGCATCGGCAGCGGCCGACAGGGCATCGTGCATGTGATCGCTCCGGAGCTGGGGCTGACCCAGCCCGGGATGACTGTGGCCTGTGGCGACTCCCATACGTCGACCCATGGGGCCTTTGGCGCCATCGCATTCGGCATCGGCACCAGTCAGGTGCGCGATGTGCTGGCCAGTCAGAGCCTGGCCATGTCCAAGCTCAAGGTCCGGCGCATCCAGATGAACGGTCGGCTGTCTGATGGGGTCTCGGCCAAGGACCTGATCCTTCACGTGATCCGGACGCTCGGTGTGAAGGGGGGCGTCGGATTTGCCTATGAGTTCGCGGGCCCAGCGGTGGAGGCGCTGTCGATGGAAGAGCGGATGACCCTCTGCAATATGGCGATCGAGGGTGGTGCCCGTTGCGGTTATGTCAATCCAGATCAAGTCACCTTTGATTACCTCAGCGGTCGAGCAGGAGCCCCTACGGGCGCTGCCTGGGATCGGGCCGTGAGCTGGTGGCGCGGCTTGGCCAGCGATCCGGACGCTGTGGTGGATGACGAGGTGGTGTTTGATGCGGCCAGCATCGCTCCCACCGTGACCTGGGGAATCACACCGGGTCAGGGGCTGGGCATCGATGAGTGCATTCCGCAGCTTGAGCAGCTGGAGCCAGGTGAGCGACCCATCGCCGAGGAGGCCTATCGCTATATGGATCTGCAGCCCGGTACCGCCATTGCGGGGGTGCCTGTGGATGTCTGCTTCATTGGCAGTTGCACCAACGGTCGACTCAGCGATCTGCGGGCGGCGGCGGCTGTGGCCCGTGGTCGCTATGTCGCTGATGGCATCAAGGCCTTCGTGGTGCCGGGTTCTGAACAGGTGGCGAAGGCAGCGGAAGCGGAAGGACTCGATCGTGTGTTCCAAGACGCTGGCTTCGAGTGGCGTGAACCGGGTTGTTCGATGTGTCTGGCGATGAATCCCGATCGCCTCGAAGGCCGGCAGATCAGTGCCAGTTCCAGCAATCGCAACTTCAAGGGACGGCAGGGGTCTGCTAGCGGACGCACCCTGTTGATGAGTCCGGCGATGGTGGCAGCTGCCGCCGTCCACGGCCAGGTGACCGATGTCCGCACCCTGTCCCTTCAATCCGCGGTCTGA
- a CDS encoding pentapeptide repeat-containing protein, whose product MPLQAVEHRPNPRERLLDQRSCRGCDLRRVELQEAHLIGADLRDADLEGADLRGANLEGADLSGARLVMADLRGATLTNADLTGSDLRGADLRSAVVINAFAPDVRTEGIRFAGAKLTGSDLIIGGGD is encoded by the coding sequence CTGCCGCTTCAGGCGGTGGAGCATCGGCCGAATCCACGGGAGCGGTTGCTGGATCAAAGATCATGCAGGGGCTGTGATCTGCGCCGCGTTGAGCTGCAGGAGGCCCACCTGATCGGCGCGGATCTTCGGGATGCTGATCTTGAGGGGGCGGATTTGCGTGGCGCCAACCTCGAGGGTGCCGATCTCAGTGGGGCCCGGCTGGTGATGGCTGATCTTCGCGGGGCCACGCTCACCAATGCCGATTTAACGGGCTCGGATCTGCGTGGTGCTGATCTCCGCTCTGCTGTTGTGATCAATGCCTTCGCGCCGGACGTGCGAACGGAGGGCATCCGTTTTGCTGGCGCCAAGCTCACCGGCAGCGATCTGATCATCGGCGGTGGGGACTGA
- a CDS encoding competence/damage-inducible protein A — protein sequence MAEAGVEILCVGTELLLGDILNGNARWIAERLAGLGLPHYRQTVVGDNHQRLAAAAREASGRCRVLITTGGLGPTPDDLTTESLAAAFETPLEERPELWDEIQAKLSAGGRAVAQSNRRQAFLPRGAAVLPNPLGSAPGIIWSPLPDFTILTFPGVPSEMRAMFEATAEPWLRRHGGATGVFVSRLLRFSGIGESNLAEQVADLLEGVNPTVAPYASLGDVKLRLTARSSSAESAAALLDPVEAELRRRTAQHCYGTNDDSLASVVLALLQRSGQTLSVAESCTGGGLGAALTAVPGSSAVFAGGVIAYSNEVKQQLLDVPAELLERHGAVSDPVVTAMAEGARQRLGTDWSIAVSGIAGPGGGTDEKPVGLVHLAVSGPDGCEATAERFGDRRGRGAVQQLTVIRALDRLRRRLLA from the coding sequence ATGGCTGAAGCCGGTGTCGAAATTCTCTGCGTTGGCACGGAGCTTCTTCTGGGAGACATCCTCAATGGCAATGCCCGTTGGATTGCCGAACGGCTGGCGGGCCTTGGACTTCCCCACTACCGCCAGACCGTCGTTGGCGATAACCACCAACGGTTGGCCGCCGCCGCCCGCGAGGCCAGTGGGCGCTGTCGGGTTCTGATCACCACCGGTGGTCTTGGTCCCACACCGGATGACCTCACTACAGAATCCCTGGCTGCGGCATTTGAGACTCCTCTTGAGGAACGTCCGGAGCTTTGGGACGAGATTCAAGCCAAGCTCTCGGCCGGTGGTCGGGCGGTGGCGCAGAGTAATCGTCGCCAGGCCTTTCTTCCCAGGGGTGCGGCTGTGCTGCCCAATCCCCTGGGCTCGGCCCCCGGCATCATCTGGTCCCCCCTGCCGGATTTCACGATCCTCACCTTCCCTGGTGTGCCCTCGGAGATGCGGGCGATGTTTGAGGCCACGGCGGAACCCTGGCTGCGGCGTCACGGGGGGGCAACAGGGGTGTTCGTGAGTCGCCTGTTGCGCTTCAGCGGCATCGGTGAATCCAACTTGGCTGAGCAGGTGGCTGATCTGCTTGAGGGGGTGAATCCCACGGTGGCGCCGTACGCCTCCCTTGGAGACGTGAAGCTCAGACTCACGGCTCGTAGCAGCTCCGCAGAATCTGCAGCGGCTCTGTTGGATCCGGTGGAAGCTGAGCTGCGCCGCCGTACCGCTCAGCATTGCTACGGCACCAACGACGACAGCCTGGCGTCGGTGGTGTTGGCGTTGCTCCAACGGTCGGGGCAAACCCTCTCGGTGGCGGAGTCCTGCACCGGTGGTGGTCTTGGCGCCGCGTTGACGGCTGTTCCAGGTTCATCTGCTGTGTTTGCCGGTGGGGTGATTGCATACAGCAATGAGGTGAAGCAGCAGCTGCTCGATGTCCCTGCCGAGCTGCTTGAGCGCCATGGAGCTGTCTCGGATCCAGTGGTGACGGCCATGGCCGAGGGGGCGCGGCAGCGTCTGGGGACGGATTGGTCGATCGCGGTGAGCGGCATCGCCGGGCCCGGTGGCGGAACTGACGAGAAGCCTGTCGGGCTGGTGCATCTGGCAGTCAGCGGTCCCGATGGTTGTGAGGCGACTGCGGAACGGTTCGGTGACCGACGCGGGCGGGGTGCCGTTCAGCAGCTCACGGTGATCCGTGCCTTGGATCGCCTGCGTCGACGACTGCTGGCCTAG
- a CDS encoding MraY family glycosyltransferase, translating into MSLAASPLVVATLSFLLAAGVTMVLVPVVRGLGLRLQLTDQPDPRKQHTAPMVRLGGIAMVAGFGLSLTVIWLLGGFGLLAPARDQLIWSTLAGSLCFFLIGLADDLFDLSPWPRLAGQFAVACVIWSQGVRIGAIDLPWVNGSGSAIVLSDSLSLLATVIWLVGITNAINWLDGLDGLAAGVAGIAAVGLISVSFSLHQVAAGFLAAALAGCCLGFLRHNFNPARIFMGDGGSYFLGFTLAAVSIVGPAKGLTTVSLLLPLLILSLPLADMSAVIMGRLREGRSPFHPDRRHLHHRLLRAGFSHRRTVLLIYVFTQWLASLALVVANAEMRFLWLALATAILVATVVISRRQLQTERALTQTSPSPEASLTSCRDRHG; encoded by the coding sequence GTGTCCCTCGCTGCCAGCCCCTTAGTGGTTGCCACGCTGAGTTTCCTTCTGGCAGCTGGGGTCACGATGGTTCTGGTCCCTGTTGTCCGTGGCCTGGGACTTCGGCTCCAGCTCACAGATCAGCCTGATCCCCGCAAGCAGCACACCGCCCCCATGGTCCGGTTGGGGGGCATCGCGATGGTGGCTGGCTTTGGACTGTCGCTCACCGTGATCTGGCTGCTCGGTGGATTTGGCCTGCTCGCTCCGGCCCGGGATCAGCTGATCTGGAGCACGCTGGCGGGTTCGTTGTGCTTTTTTCTGATTGGTCTTGCCGACGACCTGTTCGACCTTTCACCCTGGCCCCGGCTGGCGGGTCAGTTCGCTGTTGCCTGCGTGATCTGGAGCCAGGGCGTCCGCATCGGAGCCATTGATCTTCCCTGGGTGAACGGGTCCGGCTCAGCGATCGTGCTCAGTGACAGCCTGAGCCTCCTGGCCACTGTGATCTGGTTGGTCGGCATCACCAACGCGATCAACTGGCTGGATGGGCTGGATGGCCTAGCCGCCGGTGTCGCCGGCATCGCCGCCGTTGGGCTGATCTCGGTGAGTTTTTCCCTGCATCAGGTGGCGGCCGGTTTCCTGGCGGCGGCCCTCGCCGGGTGCTGTCTTGGCTTTCTCCGTCACAACTTCAATCCAGCCCGCATCTTCATGGGCGATGGCGGTTCCTATTTCCTTGGTTTCACCCTTGCCGCGGTCAGCATCGTCGGCCCGGCGAAGGGGCTGACCACCGTCAGCCTGCTGTTGCCGCTGCTGATCCTTTCCCTGCCGCTGGCCGACATGTCGGCGGTGATCATGGGGCGCCTGCGGGAGGGCCGTTCCCCCTTCCATCCCGATCGTCGACATCTGCATCACAGGCTGCTGCGGGCCGGTTTCAGCCATCGCCGCACGGTGTTGCTGATTTATGTCTTCACCCAGTGGCTGGCGTCCCTGGCCCTGGTGGTGGCCAATGCCGAAATGCGCTTTCTCTGGTTGGCACTGGCCACAGCGATCCTGGTGGCCACCGTGGTGATCAGCCGGCGTCAGCTTCAAACAGAGCGGGCCCTCACCCAGACATCACCATCCCCAGAAGCCAGCCTCACCTCCTGCCGCGATCGCCATGGCTGA
- a CDS encoding 3-isopropylmalate dehydratase small subunit, with the protein MSSFPSGPVSQVVGRALVVSGEDIDTDRIIPARFLKCVSFEALGDQVFADDRRERKGEHPFDQARFQGASILVVNGNFGCGSSREHAPQALMRWGIRAVVGVSFAEIFYGNCLALGIPCATASAAEVEAIQRQVNDRPDQNWSLDLEAEQLSSADQQWGVAVDEGPRQMLLSGRWDATSQLLAHGPEVQQLMVALPYINGFSKV; encoded by the coding sequence ATGAGCAGCTTTCCTTCCGGTCCGGTGAGCCAGGTGGTGGGTCGCGCCCTTGTCGTCAGCGGCGAGGACATTGACACCGATCGGATCATTCCTGCCCGCTTCCTCAAGTGCGTGAGTTTCGAGGCCCTGGGGGACCAGGTGTTCGCGGATGACCGTCGTGAACGCAAGGGTGAGCACCCCTTCGACCAGGCGCGATTTCAGGGGGCGTCGATTCTTGTGGTGAATGGCAACTTCGGTTGCGGATCCAGTCGCGAACATGCACCTCAGGCACTGATGCGCTGGGGCATCCGCGCGGTGGTGGGCGTCAGCTTCGCCGAGATTTTCTATGGCAACTGTCTCGCCCTCGGCATCCCCTGTGCCACGGCGTCGGCAGCGGAGGTGGAGGCGATTCAGCGACAAGTAAATGATCGTCCGGATCAGAACTGGTCTCTGGATCTGGAAGCTGAACAGCTGTCATCCGCGGATCAACAATGGGGTGTTGCTGTGGATGAGGGGCCGCGGCAGATGTTGCTGAGTGGCCGCTGGGATGCCACGTCGCAGTTGCTGGCCCATGGCCCAGAGGTTCAACAGTTGATGGTGGCATTGCCGTACATCAACGGCTTCAGCAAAGTCTGA